A part of Saccharomonospora amisosensis genomic DNA contains:
- a CDS encoding ABC1 kinase family protein has protein sequence MTDFRDSTDEAVETAIPRRAAARTAKLASLPLGIAGRAVGGWGRRLTGQSAEEVNAALSAKAAEQLFEVLGTLKGGAMKFGQALSVFEAAVPDELAAPYREALTKLQAAAPPMSARQTHRVLAEQLGRSWSQRFAEFSDQPSAAASIGQVHRAVWHDGREVAVKVQYPGADEALRSDLRQLQRFSRLFQALVPGTEIKPLLAELADRMDEELDYRTEADSQRRFAKAFDGDEQIVVPKVVASAPKVIVTEWISGTPYANIIKDGTTTQRNEAGRLLAEFHYSSPARAHLLHSDPHPGNFMLLDDGRLGVIDFGAVARLPHGAPPALGMIMRLALDARSEELFEVLSSEGFVRPDTELDPADVHNYLLPLITPLTEERFHFTRRWAQKQALRMGDTRGQDFHTGRSLNLPPHWLLIHRVTVGAIGILCQLDAELALRSIVERWQPGFAD, from the coding sequence GTGACGGACTTCCGCGATTCCACCGACGAGGCGGTTGAGACCGCGATTCCACGTCGCGCCGCCGCGCGCACGGCCAAGCTCGCCAGTCTCCCGTTGGGTATCGCCGGTCGTGCCGTCGGCGGCTGGGGCAGGCGGCTGACAGGGCAGAGCGCGGAAGAGGTGAACGCCGCGCTGTCCGCGAAGGCGGCCGAGCAGCTCTTCGAGGTCCTCGGGACGCTCAAGGGCGGTGCCATGAAGTTCGGGCAGGCGTTGAGCGTGTTCGAAGCGGCCGTACCCGACGAGCTCGCCGCCCCCTACCGAGAGGCCCTGACGAAGCTGCAGGCTGCCGCTCCGCCCATGTCCGCACGACAGACACATCGGGTCCTCGCCGAACAGCTTGGGCGGTCGTGGAGCCAGCGGTTCGCGGAGTTCTCCGATCAGCCCAGTGCCGCAGCGAGCATCGGCCAGGTCCATCGTGCTGTCTGGCACGACGGCCGCGAGGTGGCGGTCAAGGTCCAATACCCGGGTGCCGATGAGGCCCTGCGCAGCGACCTGCGTCAACTACAACGGTTCAGCCGGTTGTTCCAGGCGTTGGTACCAGGCACGGAGATCAAGCCACTGCTCGCGGAGCTCGCAGACCGGATGGACGAGGAACTGGACTACCGCACCGAGGCCGACAGCCAGCGGCGTTTCGCCAAGGCCTTCGACGGCGACGAGCAGATCGTCGTGCCCAAGGTCGTCGCCAGCGCGCCGAAGGTCATCGTGACGGAATGGATCAGCGGCACCCCCTACGCCAACATCATCAAGGACGGTACGACCACACAGCGCAACGAGGCCGGTCGGCTACTCGCGGAGTTCCACTACTCCTCGCCTGCCCGGGCCCACCTACTGCACTCCGACCCGCACCCCGGCAACTTCATGCTGCTCGACGACGGCAGGCTCGGCGTCATCGATTTCGGGGCTGTCGCGAGGTTGCCGCACGGCGCGCCGCCCGCACTCGGGATGATCATGCGACTGGCCCTCGACGCACGCTCGGAAGAGCTGTTCGAGGTACTCAGCTCAGAGGGATTCGTGCGCCCCGACACCGAACTCGACCCGGCAGACGTCCATAACTACCTCCTTCCCTTGATCACTCCGCTGACCGAGGAGCGGTTCCACTTCACTCGCCGGTGGGCCCAGAAACAGGCTCTACGGATGGGCGACACGCGCGGTCAGGACTTCCACACCGGTCGGTCACTCAACCTGCCACCGCACTGGCTGCTGATCCATCGCGTGACCGTGGGTGCCATCGGCATTCTTTGCCAACTCGACGCTGAGCTGGCCCTGCGGTCCATTGTCGAACGTTGGCAGCCCGGCTTCGCCGACTGA
- a CDS encoding class I SAM-dependent methyltransferase, producing the protein MPGHTHDDVDWAGRLTALRRLDDLERDALVEVARRLTDGLPHRPTVVDVGCGAGGMSLALADALRRSGGGTLILVDAVDEVLAAASHTVAAAGDSTVRVETVLADVGTDQVREAVTEADLIWAASVLHHLPDQQAGVNRLAGALAPGGLLAVAEGGLAPRCLPWDIGIGRPGLEERLNGARESWFEGLRAGMPGVTRMPYGWPSAVRRAGLSDLRSFSYLVDHPAPADKTVLEFALDRFAWYLEIATDHISEEDREAVRRLLDPDSPDYLGQRDDVYLLGARTVHTGRRA; encoded by the coding sequence ATGCCAGGTCACACCCATGACGATGTCGACTGGGCCGGTCGGCTCACCGCGTTGCGACGACTCGACGATCTCGAACGAGATGCGCTCGTCGAGGTCGCGCGGCGATTGACCGACGGGTTGCCTCATCGCCCAACTGTGGTCGACGTCGGTTGCGGCGCGGGCGGAATGAGCCTCGCGCTGGCCGACGCCTTGCGCCGAAGCGGAGGTGGAACCCTGATCCTTGTGGACGCTGTCGACGAGGTGCTGGCGGCGGCATCCCACACCGTCGCTGCCGCAGGCGACTCGACGGTGCGCGTGGAAACCGTGCTGGCCGATGTCGGTACTGACCAGGTGCGCGAGGCGGTTACCGAGGCTGATCTGATCTGGGCGGCGTCGGTCCTGCATCATCTTCCCGATCAGCAGGCCGGGGTGAACCGTCTTGCCGGTGCGCTTGCGCCGGGTGGTCTGCTGGCCGTCGCGGAAGGTGGCCTGGCGCCTCGATGCTTGCCGTGGGATATCGGGATCGGCCGACCCGGTCTTGAGGAACGCTTGAACGGCGCACGCGAATCATGGTTCGAAGGTTTGCGCGCCGGCATGCCAGGTGTAACGCGGATGCCGTACGGCTGGCCTTCGGCCGTGCGCCGTGCTGGACTGTCGGACCTTCGCTCCTTCAGCTACCTGGTGGACCACCCCGCTCCAGCCGACAAGACGGTGCTCGAGTTCGCGCTCGATCGGTTCGCGTGGTACCTGGAAATCGCGACCGACCACATCAGCGAGGAGGATCGTGAAGCGGTGCGGCGCCTGCTCGATCCCGACTCACCCGACTACCTCGGTCAGCGCGACGACGTGTACCTCCTAGGGGCGAGGACTGTTCACACCGGGCGGCGAGCGTGA
- a CDS encoding WhiB family transcriptional regulator, whose product MSSATAFASEEALTEWTAGAGVAELFDAVSEPELRLPCRSGEADLWFAEAPADLERAKHLCGGCPVRASCLAGALARREPWGVWGGEIFERGAVVARKRPRGRPRKNPIEPVSAGQRSAA is encoded by the coding sequence ATGTCATCGGCAACCGCCTTCGCGTCAGAGGAGGCGTTAACCGAGTGGACGGCCGGCGCCGGAGTCGCGGAGTTGTTCGACGCGGTGTCGGAGCCGGAGCTGCGCCTGCCGTGCCGCTCGGGAGAGGCGGACCTGTGGTTCGCCGAAGCCCCAGCGGACTTGGAGCGAGCGAAGCACCTTTGCGGTGGCTGCCCAGTGCGGGCGTCCTGCCTTGCCGGCGCTCTCGCTCGGCGCGAGCCGTGGGGCGTTTGGGGTGGCGAGATATTCGAACGAGGTGCGGTTGTGGCGAGAAAGCGACCGCGGGGACGTCCCCGCAAGAACCCGATCGAGCCCGTCAGCGCAGGACAGCGGAGCGCGGCATGA
- a CDS encoding ATP-dependent DNA helicase UvrD2, with protein MGSGGTSNRSRGPLDGLDPEQRAAASAPRGPVCVLAGAGTGKTRTITRRIAHLVCSGQVSAGQVLAVTFTSRAAGELRSRLRQLGVEGAQARTFHAAALRQLRYFWPRIVGDRQWDLLDGNKLRLVALAATRMRLPTEAELLRDLAGEIEWAKASLVGPEDYPSVAARSRRDLPLGAEDIARLYRTYEAVKNEQQLLDFDDLLLHTTAALEEHPGVAEEFRDRYRCFVVDEYQDITPAQQRLLDAWLGSRDDLTVVGDANQTIYSFGGASPRPLLDFTRRFPEATVVRLERDYRSTPQVVALANRVISSARGRPAGSRLELVGQRRDGPQPRFAEYEDEQAEAAAVASRIKELLEAGVPASEIAVLFRVNAQSEAYEQALSDAAIPYLVRGGERFFARPEVRQAVAALRKAASAHVDQEAELVTLVRRVLTRVGLTDRPPAGGAAKEKWDALLALVELAEELGTAKDSATLTDFLAELDQRAAAQHPPTVDGVTLASLHAAKGLEWDAVFLVGLAEGTLPIQHADANPDAIEEERRLFYVGITRAREHLSLSWALSRAPGRRANRRRSRFLHGVLPQEFTVGNRNGSGRRNAALKARCRLCDRPLVGTMEVKLGRCGSCPSEVDEGLLARLKDWRARRARELNVPAFVVFTDATLLAIAEQRPTDDRGLVSISGIGATKLDRFGADVLAVVRECDGR; from the coding sequence GTGGGAAGTGGCGGCACGTCGAACCGTAGCCGGGGTCCACTCGACGGTCTGGACCCGGAACAGCGCGCCGCGGCGAGCGCGCCGAGGGGACCGGTATGCGTGCTAGCTGGGGCGGGCACGGGCAAGACCAGAACGATCACCCGGCGAATCGCCCACCTCGTGTGCAGTGGCCAGGTTTCCGCAGGCCAGGTGCTCGCCGTCACGTTCACGTCCCGTGCCGCGGGTGAGTTGCGTTCCCGGCTACGGCAGCTCGGTGTCGAGGGTGCCCAGGCACGCACGTTCCACGCCGCGGCACTGCGCCAGCTTCGGTACTTCTGGCCACGGATCGTCGGGGACCGGCAGTGGGACCTGCTCGACGGCAACAAGCTGCGCTTGGTGGCACTCGCGGCGACCAGGATGCGGCTGCCGACCGAGGCAGAACTGCTACGCGATCTCGCCGGCGAGATCGAATGGGCCAAGGCCTCACTGGTTGGGCCCGAGGATTACCCGTCCGTCGCGGCTAGGTCGCGTCGTGACCTTCCGTTGGGCGCGGAGGACATCGCGAGGCTGTACCGCACCTATGAGGCGGTCAAGAACGAACAGCAACTGCTCGACTTCGACGATCTGCTGTTGCACACCACAGCCGCACTCGAGGAGCACCCGGGGGTCGCCGAGGAATTCCGGGACCGGTACCGGTGCTTCGTCGTCGACGAGTACCAAGACATCACGCCCGCGCAGCAACGGCTGCTGGATGCGTGGCTAGGCAGCAGGGACGACCTCACCGTGGTCGGTGACGCCAACCAGACCATCTATTCCTTCGGCGGTGCGTCACCGCGCCCCCTGCTCGACTTCACCCGCCGCTTTCCCGAAGCCACGGTGGTGCGGCTGGAACGCGACTACCGCTCCACGCCGCAGGTAGTGGCGCTTGCGAACCGGGTGATCAGTTCCGCGCGGGGCCGTCCCGCCGGTTCCCGACTGGAACTGGTCGGGCAGCGCAGGGACGGTCCGCAGCCACGATTCGCGGAGTACGAGGACGAGCAGGCGGAAGCGGCCGCTGTCGCCAGCAGGATCAAGGAACTGCTCGAAGCAGGCGTACCCGCCAGCGAGATCGCGGTGCTGTTCCGCGTGAACGCGCAGTCCGAGGCTTACGAGCAGGCACTGTCCGACGCGGCAATCCCGTACCTGGTCCGTGGCGGCGAGCGGTTCTTCGCTCGCCCCGAGGTGCGCCAGGCTGTGGCCGCGCTGCGCAAGGCGGCCTCTGCCCACGTCGACCAGGAAGCCGAACTCGTCACCTTGGTGCGGCGCGTCCTCACGCGCGTCGGGCTTACCGACCGGCCTCCCGCGGGTGGTGCCGCCAAGGAGAAGTGGGACGCGTTGCTCGCGCTCGTGGAGTTGGCCGAGGAACTGGGCACGGCCAAGGACAGTGCCACGCTCACCGATTTCCTCGCTGAACTCGATCAGCGCGCCGCCGCTCAGCACCCACCGACCGTGGACGGCGTCACGTTGGCGTCACTGCACGCGGCCAAGGGCCTGGAGTGGGACGCGGTCTTTCTGGTCGGCCTGGCCGAAGGCACGCTGCCGATCCAACACGCGGACGCCAACCCGGACGCGATCGAGGAGGAACGCAGACTCTTCTACGTCGGCATCACGCGCGCGAGGGAACACCTGTCGCTGTCCTGGGCGCTGTCGCGTGCCCCAGGGCGCAGGGCCAACCGAAGGCGTAGCCGTTTCCTCCACGGAGTGCTCCCTCAGGAGTTCACCGTTGGGAATCGAAACGGTTCCGGGCGCCGCAACGCGGCACTGAAGGCGCGCTGCCGCCTGTGCGACCGGCCGCTGGTGGGGACCATGGAGGTCAAGCTGGGGCGTTGCGGCAGTTGCCCATCGGAGGTCGACGAGGGCCTGCTGGCCCGACTGAAGGATTGGAGGGCGCGGCGGGCACGGGAACTCAACGTTCCCGCATTCGTCGTCTTCACCGACGCGACGCTGCTCGCCATAGCCGAGCAGCGCCCTACCGACGATCGCGGGCTCGTGTCGATCTCCGGAATCGGGGCCACCAAGCTCGACAGGTTCGGTGCGGACGTGCTTGCCGTGGTCAGGGAGTGCGACGGTCGGTAG
- a CDS encoding DUF4191 domain-containing protein: MAGKQDKEAAKQAKKEKRAASKARRGQLFQAFKMQRKEDKALIPWMLGSFLVVTGAAFAIGLPFGIQWLLLPVGAMFGVLAAVIIFGRRVQKTVFAKAEGQPGAAAWALDNMRGKWRVTQTVAATTQLDAVHRVLGAPGVVLVGEGAPHRVKQLISQEKKRIARLVGETPIYDVIIGNDEGQVSLRRLQNYMMKLPRNLKPRQVDTLEAKLSALGNRGAAMPKGPMPQGAKMRNVQRTIRRR; encoded by the coding sequence ATGGCGGGAAAGCAGGACAAAGAGGCCGCGAAGCAGGCCAAGAAGGAGAAGCGCGCGGCGAGCAAGGCGCGACGCGGGCAGCTCTTCCAAGCGTTCAAAATGCAGCGCAAGGAGGACAAGGCCCTCATCCCGTGGATGCTGGGGTCTTTCCTCGTTGTGACCGGCGCGGCCTTCGCCATCGGTTTGCCTTTCGGCATCCAGTGGCTGCTGTTGCCAGTCGGCGCGATGTTCGGGGTGCTCGCTGCCGTGATCATCTTCGGTCGCCGGGTACAGAAGACGGTCTTCGCCAAGGCGGAGGGCCAGCCGGGCGCAGCCGCCTGGGCACTGGACAACATGCGCGGCAAGTGGCGGGTGACACAGACCGTGGCGGCCACGACTCAACTCGACGCCGTCCACCGGGTGCTTGGAGCTCCCGGTGTCGTTCTGGTGGGCGAGGGCGCACCACACCGGGTGAAGCAACTGATCTCGCAGGAGAAGAAGCGCATCGCGCGGCTGGTCGGTGAGACCCCGATCTACGACGTGATCATCGGCAACGACGAGGGTCAGGTGTCGCTGCGCCGCTTGCAGAACTACATGATGAAGCTGCCTCGCAACCTCAAACCGCGCCAGGTCGACACGCTCGAGGCCAAGCTCTCGGCGCTGGGCAACCGCGGTGCCGCCATGCCGAAGGGACCGATGCCCCAAGGCGCCAAGATGCGCAACGTGCAGCGCACCATCCGCCGCCGCTGA